The Tindallia californiensis genome segment TATTCAGAAGATCTTGCATTGCGTCTTCGTTGACGCCTGGTCTGGGTGGATCTAGCACTAACACATCTGGCTTTGTAGTTAGGTGATGAAGTTTGTCTTTTACATCTCCAGCGATAAAGCGACAGTTTTCTATGCCGTTTTCTTTAGCACTTTCCCTGGCTTGTTGTATTGCTTCGTCTACAATATCAATCCCTGTAACATGGTTGGCATTCTGTGCTAGAATCTGTGTAATCGTTCCTAAGCCACAATATAGATCGAATATTTCTTCGTCATTTTTCTCTAATTTCTGCTTCAGGATTCCGTACAGTTCGTTGGCACCAGTGCTATTGGTTTGAAAAAAAGAAAAGGGAGTAATTCGAAAATCTAATCCTTGGAGCTTTTCTTTTATTTCATAATTTCCTTCTAGTAAGATGGTTTCGTCACTTTTAACCGCATCTGCAAAAGAATCGTTTTTTGTCCATAGAACGGATTTGTTGACCCCTTTCAACTTTTGATCCAAGATTTCTTGTTTCCATTGATAAATAAGGGATTCATCAATAGCTGATGTGGTAATGAGATGCGTCATTATTTCCCCTGTATAATGACCTTTCCGCAATACAAGGTTTCGCAAGGTTCCTTCACGACTTATTTTGTGGTATGGTTTTTCTTTTGTGTTTCTAAAAAAATCAGCGGTTGCTGTGCGTATTTTTCTAAAATCGGCATCGATTAATCGACAATCATATGTATCCACAATATCAAAACGCCGACCTCTTTGATGCATGCCAAGGGTCAGTGGTCCATCCTTATATTCATTCCCAAAGGTAAACTCCATCTTATTTCGATACTCGCTTTCCAAAGGACTTTTGATAGGATCCAACCAGTGAGGTACTTCTATTTTTTTGGATCGGAATAAGGCTTGTACTTGTTGATTTTTTAAGGCTAACTGATAAGGATAGTTGGTTCCCTGCATGGAACACCCACCACAAGCTTCTGCATGAATGCAAGGTGTCTCCGTTTCCTCTGGTGATTTTTCCAGTAACCTCACCGTTGTGGCTTCCAGCTTGCCTGGACGCTTTTTCTTTACTCTCACCAAAAGTTTTTGACCCGGCAACCCTCGATCAGTAAGCACATGGTTTTCTCTAGTATGTCCTTCTGCTCTACCACCATAAAAAGTGTTTTCTATCAGTAGTTCAATTTCTTGTCCTTTCTTAATATCCATCAAATCTCTCCCTTAAAGATCGAAAGAAGCCCGGAACGAATTGTCCGGGCATAGGATCTTTCTTGATTATTTAGAGGCTTTCATAATATAGGCTGGTGCTGAAAAAGATTTTTCTTGTTCGAGTTCTTTCACCAGTTTTTCTGTCATTTCAACAAACCCTTTGGTTAAATGATCGTTATCGATATCATTATAACCTTTTAATAGTGTTTGTTTGCGTTTATCAAGAAATTTTGTTGCTAAGGATGAATCGATTGCTTCTTTAAATTCCTGATATTGAACTTCTTGATAATTTAAGGTTTTGAGTGTTTCTTCTAAATCATTGGGATGAATTTCATTAAAGTGAGCCATTGCTTTTAAGATGCTGATGCTTTTGATAACCCTTAGTCGTTGTGACCAATAGGGGTAATCACGGTGTTCAACTGCCCAAAGCGGAATTTCTTCCATAATAACAAGCTGCCCACCTGGTTTTAAGGCTCGGTGAAATTCTTTTAGCACGGTTACAGCTCTTAACGGAAACTGATTTACGGAGGATAAGGTGTAATTGCATATGATAGCATCTATCGAGTTATCTTCAATAAAATCCAGTTTGCTTAAATCACCTTTCCGTAAATCTAATGCGTCGAAGCTTTCAGATAATTTTTCTTTAATCTCATCAAAATGACTGTCATCAATGTCTACTGATATTAATTTTGTTTTCCATTGATGCTCTTTTACTTTTTCTGCAATCCGCCTGGTTGTATTTCCCCAACTGGTGCCGCCTTCCAATACGGTTTTTCCATCAAGGTTGAGACCTTCCCATAAATATTGATCGGCCGTATAGATTTGATACATCAAACCACCCCTCTGCTTTAATATTTTTCGTTTACATACTGTTCAATAACAGATCTTTTGGTAGTATTTGCAAAGACACCTTCTCTTTCTAATCTTTCCCGAAGCCAGCGACTTTTAGAGTGAAAAACCACATCAGGATGCTCATGAAAAATGATTTCATAAAGCACTTTTTTAAGTTGTACAGAACTTACTTTAATATAATAAGCTTCCAGATCATAATAATCTTTCAGTTCTACAGCTCTCAATGTCATTTTATCTTTCAAATGGTAATGTTTATCTCTTTTTTCACTATACTGCCTTGCTAACTCAGGATGTTTTGCTGAGGTTTTCAGCATTTCACTTTTCATGTGAAAATATTTTGCCATAATATTGTAATACTGGTAGTTAAAAACGGCTTTTTCAAAAGCATCTACATTTTTGAAGGGTTTTACATCTTGATTAACTAGATATGCATGACTTTCTTCAATATATTCACGCTTATTCAAGTCTCCCTTCTTATACTGAAAAATCAAGCTTTCTCTCTGTGCAAAAAATTTTTCGAAGATATTTTCTCCCGGTATATATTGCATTCTTAACATCCTTTGTAACGAAAATAAACCCTAGCAATGTATTCTCACCGAAACAAGGTTTTCCACGAAATCTATTTCGCACCTGCCTACCGATGGTTCACCATTTCCAGGGTATCCCCACTTTCTTTACCAACCTTTTAGCGTTTTTTCAGCTTAATTCTTTTACTTACCATTGCATAAGACAATAGAATCATAATAAAGCCTAATACATAGATATTGGTTGTGTAATTAACAGAATAAATTGCCATCAGGGCTACAATACCTCCACACATCGTTATTGGGAAGCCCATGTAAACACCATCAAACTCCATTATATTGAAAAAAGCAAGACGATAAGCTCCACTAATGGCAAAAATAACCATAATGACAAAACCTGCCACGCCAATATCAGCCAGATGAAAACTCCACATCAAAACCGCTGGTGCTACTCCAAAAGAGATTAAATCGCATAAAGAGTCTAACTCTTTCCCCAACTCACTTTCGACATCAAGTTTTCTGGCTAAGCTGCCATCAAAACGATCTGTCAAAGCTGCCAAAATTATCAAAGACGCTGATAACAAGTACCGTTCTCCAATAATACAAACAATCGCCAGTAAACCAAGTGTTAAATTAAGAAAGGTAACCATATTGGGTAAATTTGATTTAAGTTTCATGTCAATCACCTCATTTCAGCCAATGGCCAGTAACGTACTGGTGCATATTCACTTCTATTTTACCTTATTTTACATAAAATTAATAGTCTTGTATATAAAAATCCGCTTCCATGCCTTCAGGCCAAATGCAATTGCACCTTTTATTCCTCTATGATAAAATGACAATGCATTAGACAAAATTCTGACAAGGAGTGTTAAGTATGCCTCTGGTGACCAGTAAAGATCTATTTGAAAAAGCATATAAAAAGGACTATGCTATCGGTGCTTTTAATGTCAACAACATGGAGATTATTCAAGGGATTGTAGATGCGGCTAAAGAAGAAAGGTCTCCCCTTATTCTTCAAGTATCGGCAGGAGCAAGAAAGTATGCCAATCCTGTTTACTTAAAAAAATTAGTGGAAGCGGCTATTGAAGATTCCGGACTTCCTATTGTTTTGCATTTGGATCATGGGGAAAGCTTTGAAGTATGCAAACAATGTGTTGATGATGGTTTTACTTCTGTAATGATCGATGCTTCTCATCATCCATTAGCTGAAAACATTGCCATTACAAAGAAGGTTGTTGAGTATGCCCATGCACATGGGGTTGTTGTTGAAGCAGAGCTAGGTCGGCTTGCAGGAATTGAAGATGCTGTTAATGTAAGTGAAAAGGACGCTGCTTTCACCAATCCGGATGAAGCACTTGAATTCGTTGAAAAAACTGGTGTTGACTCTCTAGCGATTGCTATCGGAACCAGCCATGGTGCCTATAAGTTTAGCGGAGAACCAAAGCTGGATTTCGATCGTCTAAAAGAAATCGATCATAAGCTTAAGGGAACGCCTTTGGTGCTACATGGCGCTTCAACTGTATCAGCAGAGTTTGTTGATTTGTGCAATCAACATGGAGGAACGATTCCTGGTGCGCAAGGTGTTCCTGAGGAAATGATTCGTAAGGCTGCCAGCATGGGCGTGTGTAAGGTTAACATAGATACAGATTTGCGTTTAGCCATGACAGCGGCTATCCGCCGCGAATTATATGAAAACCCGTCTAATTTTGATCCAAGAAAATATTTAGGCCCAGGTCGGGAAGCCATTAAAAGGATGGTTCAACATAAACTAGCGAACGTACTTGGTTCTACCAACCTTGTTTAGCTTTCAACTAGTAATAATCTGCGGTTTGAACTTAAGGTAGTCTGAGGATACCAGTTCATAAGTAATGCCTTCTTTGTCACCTACAGGCGCATATATCCACGAATCTTCTCCATGAAGATGCCCAAAGACCACTTTTTTTACCTTGTAACGTTCTAGTAGTCTTGTAAAGTCTGATGGTTCCCGCTTATCGTTCATTGGTGGATAGTGCATCATCACGATAATGTCGGTGTATCCAGCATTGTGAGCAGCATCTAAAGATGTTTGCAACCTTAGTACTTCTCTTTGATATATTTTGTTATCTTGTTGAGAAAACTCGGAGAGCCCGGGCAATATCCATCCTCTGGTTCCACAAATGGCATATTGGTCATGGGCAAAGAATTGGTTTTGTATGAAGTGAAGTGTCTCAAACTGTTGATTCATTTTTGTAATGCTTTTCCACCAGTAGTCGTGATTTCCACGAATTAAATACTTTTTACCGGGCAGATTTTCTATCCATAATAAATCTGCCCGGGCTTCTTCGGTGGTCATTGCCCAGGAAATATCACCGGGGATCAGCACCGCATCTTTAGGGGTTATTGCTTTTTCCCAGTTTTCTTTTATTTTGTTATGATGATCAATCCAATCATCCCCAAAGATGCA includes the following:
- a CDS encoding CDP-alcohol phosphatidyltransferase family protein — protein: MKLKSNLPNMVTFLNLTLGLLAIVCIIGERYLLSASLIILAALTDRFDGSLARKLDVESELGKELDSLCDLISFGVAPAVLMWSFHLADIGVAGFVIMVIFAISGAYRLAFFNIMEFDGVYMGFPITMCGGIVALMAIYSVNYTTNIYVLGFIMILLSYAMVSKRIKLKKR
- a CDS encoding metallophosphoesterase, whose product is MIYAIGDLHLSHSVKKPMCIFGDDWIDHHNKIKENWEKAITPKDAVLIPGDISWAMTTEEARADLLWIENLPGKKYLIRGNHDYWWKSITKMNQQFETLHFIQNQFFAHDQYAICGTRGWILPGLSEFSQQDNKIYQREVLRLQTSLDAAHNAGYTDIIVMMHYPPMNDKREPSDFTRLLERYKVKKVVFGHLHGEDSWIYAPVGDKEGITYELVSSDYLKFKPQIITS
- a CDS encoding DUF6648 family protein — its product is MQYIPGENIFEKFFAQRESLIFQYKKGDLNKREYIEESHAYLVNQDVKPFKNVDAFEKAVFNYQYYNIMAKYFHMKSEMLKTSAKHPELARQYSEKRDKHYHLKDKMTLRAVELKDYYDLEAYYIKVSSVQLKKVLYEIIFHEHPDVVFHSKSRWLRERLEREGVFANTTKRSVIEQYVNEKY
- the fba gene encoding class II fructose-1,6-bisphosphate aldolase is translated as MPLVTSKDLFEKAYKKDYAIGAFNVNNMEIIQGIVDAAKEERSPLILQVSAGARKYANPVYLKKLVEAAIEDSGLPIVLHLDHGESFEVCKQCVDDGFTSVMIDASHHPLAENIAITKKVVEYAHAHGVVVEAELGRLAGIEDAVNVSEKDAAFTNPDEALEFVEKTGVDSLAIAIGTSHGAYKFSGEPKLDFDRLKEIDHKLKGTPLVLHGASTVSAEFVDLCNQHGGTIPGAQGVPEEMIRKAASMGVCKVNIDTDLRLAMTAAIRRELYENPSNFDPRKYLGPGREAIKRMVQHKLANVLGSTNLV
- the rlmD gene encoding 23S rRNA (uracil(1939)-C(5))-methyltransferase RlmD, which translates into the protein MDIKKGQEIELLIENTFYGGRAEGHTRENHVLTDRGLPGQKLLVRVKKKRPGKLEATTVRLLEKSPEETETPCIHAEACGGCSMQGTNYPYQLALKNQQVQALFRSKKIEVPHWLDPIKSPLESEYRNKMEFTFGNEYKDGPLTLGMHQRGRRFDIVDTYDCRLIDADFRKIRTATADFFRNTKEKPYHKISREGTLRNLVLRKGHYTGEIMTHLITTSAIDESLIYQWKQEILDQKLKGVNKSVLWTKNDSFADAVKSDETILLEGNYEIKEKLQGLDFRITPFSFFQTNSTGANELYGILKQKLEKNDEEIFDLYCGLGTITQILAQNANHVTGIDIVDEAIQQARESAKENGIENCRFIAGDVKDKLHHLTTKPDVLVLDPPRPGVNEDAMQDLLNMNPQKIIYVSCNPKTLVANLQQAIESGYKVKEAQCIDLFPATPHMETVVLLSRAEK
- a CDS encoding class I SAM-dependent methyltransferase translates to MYQIYTADQYLWEGLNLDGKTVLEGGTSWGNTTRRIAEKVKEHQWKTKLISVDIDDSHFDEIKEKLSESFDALDLRKGDLSKLDFIEDNSIDAIICNYTLSSVNQFPLRAVTVLKEFHRALKPGGQLVIMEEIPLWAVEHRDYPYWSQRLRVIKSISILKAMAHFNEIHPNDLEETLKTLNYQEVQYQEFKEAIDSSLATKFLDKRKQTLLKGYNDIDNDHLTKGFVEMTEKLVKELEQEKSFSAPAYIMKASK